The following proteins are co-located in the Syntrophorhabdales bacterium genome:
- a CDS encoding NADH-quinone oxidoreductase subunit N — protein sequence MTIAATIPLMPILPLIVLSAGSVATILAAAFYRSHRLTFFLTVAAIVVALFSLGAASTYSPARVTSLLLVDAYAVFFSGLILFSALVVTLLSYDYMKDKREDPAEYYMLLLISTIGAVILVASIHFASFFLGLEILSVSLYALIGYDRRTPAIEAGLKYLVLAAASACFLLFGMALVYAQCGTMSFAEITSKISRTAGTDLVSLVATVMILVGVGFKISFVPFHMWTPDVYQGSPAPISAYIATASKGAIFALLLRYFADGQLLPHEALFLILTVIAIISMFVGNLLALFQTNIKRLLAYSSIAHMGYVLVAFLSSGPSRVSAVAFYLVSYFVMTLGAFGVITLLSTKSNDAELIEKYRGLFGRRPGLAIALTAMLLSLAGMPLTAGFIGKFYIVTAATGSALWLLVITLLVNSAISLFYYLRVIATMCVGEAEPGAGFPATMLTGSAVLVALLVVLVWLGVYPTPVLDMIQAIRLGTG from the coding sequence GTGACTATTGCCGCGACCATTCCATTGATGCCGATACTGCCTCTTATAGTATTGAGTGCAGGTTCGGTAGCGACGATCCTGGCCGCAGCCTTCTATCGCAGTCACCGGCTGACGTTCTTTCTGACAGTGGCGGCAATTGTGGTGGCTCTATTCAGCCTTGGCGCCGCGTCAACCTATTCACCCGCACGCGTGACTTCGCTCCTTCTTGTCGATGCCTATGCAGTTTTCTTTTCCGGTCTCATACTTTTTTCCGCATTAGTGGTTACCCTGCTCTCGTACGACTATATGAAGGACAAGCGGGAAGATCCGGCCGAGTACTACATGCTCCTGCTCATTTCCACGATCGGCGCCGTCATTCTTGTTGCCTCGATCCATTTTGCATCTTTTTTTCTCGGACTCGAGATCTTGAGCGTCTCTCTTTATGCGCTGATCGGCTACGACAGGCGTACTCCGGCGATCGAGGCCGGCCTCAAATACCTCGTTCTGGCCGCTGCCTCTGCCTGCTTTCTCCTTTTTGGCATGGCTCTGGTGTACGCGCAGTGCGGAACAATGAGCTTTGCCGAGATTACCTCAAAAATTTCTAGAACGGCCGGAACCGATCTTGTTTCGCTCGTAGCCACGGTCATGATTTTGGTTGGCGTGGGATTCAAGATTTCGTTCGTGCCCTTTCATATGTGGACGCCCGATGTGTACCAGGGGTCACCGGCACCTATATCAGCCTACATCGCCACAGCATCAAAAGGAGCGATCTTCGCACTGCTCCTCCGTTATTTTGCGGATGGGCAGCTTCTTCCGCACGAAGCTCTGTTTCTGATTCTCACGGTTATCGCTATCATTTCCATGTTCGTGGGTAACCTGCTGGCGCTCTTCCAGACGAATATCAAGAGACTGCTTGCTTATTCGTCGATAGCTCACATGGGGTATGTGTTGGTGGCTTTTCTTTCGAGCGGTCCTTCAAGAGTCAGTGCGGTCGCCTTCTACCTTGTCTCCTACTTCGTGATGACGCTGGGCGCATTCGGGGTAATTACATTGCTTTCAACAAAATCGAATGATGCGGAACTCATCGAGAAGTATCGCGGCCTCTTCGGGCGGCGGCCTGGATTGGCTATTGCGCTAACCGCAATGCTTCTGTCCCTTGCGGGCATGCCGCTCACGGCAGGGTTTATTGGCAAGTTCTATATTGTTACAGCGGCAACCGGTTCCGCCCTCTGGCTGCTGGTGATTACATTGCTGGTAAATAGTGCGATCAGTCTCTTCTACTATCTGCGCGTTATCGCGACGATGTGTGTCGGCGAGGCAGAACCGGGCGCGGGTTTCCCGGCGACGATGCTGACCGGTTCCGCCGTGTTGGTCGCGTTACTTGTTGTGCTTGTCTGGCTCGGCGTTTATCCGACGCCGGTGCTCGACATGATCCAGGCGATAAGACTCGGCACGGGATAA
- the nuoJ gene encoding NADH-quinone oxidoreductase subunit J → MMVAFYIAAGVALVATLLAITRLNAVHALLYFIVSLLALALIFLMFGAHFAAALEVIVYAGAIMVLFVFVIMMLNLGPLATAQERRWIRPHTWIGPSLLTSILGAELVWVVTRGTAAVSGAAEVSPKDVGIALFGPYLLGVEMASMLLLAGLIGAFHLGRGGLYPEEHVHNREEKVLWSRYP, encoded by the coding sequence ATGATGGTAGCTTTCTACATAGCAGCGGGGGTGGCGCTTGTGGCCACGCTTCTTGCGATTACCCGGCTCAATGCGGTACACGCTCTGCTTTATTTTATCGTTTCTCTGCTGGCATTAGCCCTTATCTTTCTCATGTTCGGGGCACATTTTGCTGCGGCGCTCGAGGTGATCGTATATGCCGGAGCGATCATGGTCCTTTTTGTCTTCGTCATTATGATGCTCAATCTGGGACCGCTTGCGACGGCCCAGGAGAGGCGCTGGATACGTCCTCACACATGGATCGGCCCTTCATTACTCACCTCTATTCTGGGTGCGGAGTTGGTCTGGGTGGTTACCCGGGGAACGGCGGCGGTCAGCGGTGCGGCCGAGGTTAGTCCAAAAGACGTGGGTATTGCACTCTTCGGTCCGTATCTCCTGGGAGTCGAAATGGCCTCAATGCTGCTTCTTGCAGGGCTCATCGGCGCGTTTCACCTGGGCCGAGGCGGCCTCTATCCCGAGGAACACGTCCACAACCGAGAGGAAAAAGTGTTATGGAGCAGATACCCGTAG
- the nuoL gene encoding NADH-quinone oxidoreductase subunit L has translation MVELLWLIPALPYAGFLLLAVVGGRLSRAIAASIGVISVGLSAAVALLVGIEFIWFSAESMYVQTLWTWISAGRFTPAIALYLDALSLIMILVVTVVGFLILLYSAGFMIRSEGYSRFFAYMNLFVGSMLILVMADNLLLLYLGWEAVGLCSYLLIGFWYDDPANGRAAIKAFIVTRVGDASMAVAVFLIFVSLGTLELQEIMARAEMQWAVGSGIAVACCALLLGGALGKSAQLPLQTWLPDAMAGPTPVSALIHAATMVTAGVYLIARMHLLFVLAPAVLFAVAVIGAITLLIAGASALVQSDIKRTLAYSTMSQVGYMFMALGVGAWSAAVFHLATHACFKALLFLAAGVVIQGLDEEHNMFRMGGLRRVAPGAFVAFLVGAASLSALPLVTAGFYSKDLILMEAWSAPNGGWFWLAGVVGAFLTSLYAFRMVFLVFFGKEKSAFSERADISMKIPLAILSILSIAVGFLETPRALGDLTLFSDFMEGALPALRAVDSGTIAEIAVPLISVAGICLACILYTWRAKWVGHVSETAIGYIIHAYLISGWGFDWLYDRLIVRPFVRLADWNRNDAIDRGYDGVAWVSTVSSMVLALTQTGNVRWYAAAISFGALAVIGILVIG, from the coding sequence ATGGTTGAATTGCTCTGGCTGATACCTGCTTTGCCTTATGCCGGATTCCTTCTGCTCGCAGTTGTCGGCGGCAGACTTTCGCGAGCTATTGCTGCGAGCATCGGGGTAATTTCCGTCGGGCTCTCCGCAGCGGTTGCGCTGCTTGTCGGTATCGAATTCATCTGGTTCTCAGCCGAGAGCATGTACGTGCAAACGCTCTGGACATGGATTTCCGCGGGCCGTTTTACACCCGCAATAGCGTTATATCTCGATGCGCTTTCATTGATCATGATACTTGTCGTGACTGTCGTTGGTTTTCTTATCTTGCTCTATTCGGCGGGATTCATGATCCGCAGCGAGGGCTATAGTCGCTTTTTTGCCTACATGAATCTTTTTGTCGGTTCGATGCTCATCCTTGTTATGGCCGACAACCTGCTCCTTCTCTACCTCGGCTGGGAGGCTGTGGGCCTCTGCAGCTATCTGCTGATAGGCTTCTGGTATGATGATCCCGCCAACGGAAGGGCAGCTATAAAGGCGTTTATCGTCACTCGCGTGGGCGACGCATCAATGGCTGTGGCCGTTTTTCTTATATTCGTGAGTCTTGGTACCCTAGAGCTGCAGGAGATAATGGCAAGGGCTGAAATGCAGTGGGCCGTGGGCTCCGGCATCGCAGTAGCTTGTTGTGCCCTGCTCCTGGGAGGGGCACTGGGCAAGTCGGCCCAGTTGCCGCTGCAGACGTGGCTTCCGGACGCTATGGCCGGACCCACACCGGTGAGTGCCCTCATCCATGCCGCGACCATGGTCACTGCAGGTGTGTACCTTATAGCAAGGATGCATCTGTTGTTTGTCCTGGCGCCGGCCGTACTCTTCGCTGTCGCAGTGATAGGGGCGATAACGCTTCTCATCGCCGGCGCGAGCGCCCTCGTGCAGAGTGATATCAAGCGAACTCTCGCGTACTCTACCATGAGTCAGGTGGGCTATATGTTTATGGCCCTCGGTGTCGGTGCCTGGTCGGCCGCTGTCTTCCACCTCGCGACGCATGCCTGTTTCAAGGCGCTTCTCTTTCTGGCCGCCGGGGTTGTTATTCAGGGATTGGATGAGGAGCATAACATGTTCAGAATGGGGGGATTACGGCGGGTGGCGCCCGGCGCCTTCGTGGCTTTTCTTGTGGGGGCTGCTTCCCTGTCGGCGCTCCCGCTGGTTACCGCAGGCTTTTACAGCAAAGACTTGATTCTTATGGAGGCCTGGTCGGCTCCGAATGGGGGTTGGTTCTGGCTGGCAGGTGTGGTGGGCGCTTTTCTGACGTCGCTCTACGCATTTCGGATGGTCTTCCTGGTCTTTTTCGGAAAAGAAAAGAGCGCATTCAGCGAGCGCGCTGACATCTCGATGAAGATTCCTCTTGCGATTCTTTCCATCCTCTCGATCGCAGTGGGATTCCTGGAGACCCCACGTGCGCTGGGCGATCTGACGCTCTTTTCGGATTTCATGGAGGGTGCGCTCCCGGCTCTGAGAGCGGTAGACTCAGGAACGATTGCAGAGATTGCGGTTCCTCTCATTTCGGTGGCCGGCATTTGTCTGGCGTGCATACTCTACACGTGGAGAGCGAAATGGGTCGGACATGTCAGCGAGACGGCCATCGGATACATCATTCACGCGTATCTGATCAGCGGATGGGGCTTTGACTGGTTGTATGATCGGCTCATAGTGAGGCCTTTCGTCAGGCTGGCCGATTGGAACAGGAACGATGCGATCGATCGGGGCTATGATGGAGTGGCATGGGTCAGTACCGTTTCTTCCATGGTGCTGGCTCTGACGCAAACAGGCAATGTACGCTGGTACGCCGCCGCCATCTCCTTTGGCGCGCTGGCGGTCATAGGAATATTGGTGATCGGATGA
- the nuoG gene encoding NADH-quinone oxidoreductase subunit NuoG: MVTIFIDNKPHEVKEGQSLLQACLSLGFDIPYFCWHPALKSVGACRQCAVKVFRDERDTRGRIVMSCMTAADNGTRLSIDDPDAKKFRASIIEWLMLNHPHDCPVCDEGGECHLQDMTLMTGHVYRKSRFKKRTHRNQDLGPFVNHEMNRCIQCYRCTRFYNDYAMARDFGVFASHDSVYFGRHKDGVLESPFSGNLVEVCPTGVFTDKTLKHHFARSWDLQTAPSICRHCGIGCNTLPGERYGTLRRIRNRYNGEVNGYFLCDRGRFGYEFVNSEQRIREPLLRESRNAALQSVMPKKVMDVLRGVFSSGACVIGIGSPRASLEANFALRELVGPAHFYAGLSATEQQLLSAQVEMLKNWPAGIASLSSAAKADAVFLLGEDVTNTAPMLDLALRQSVRQTPLEIAVKMKIPLWDDKGVRNAVQSELGPLFIATTYKTALDGIATKVFRGTPDEIARLGSAVACCVDPQAPEVPGLSEMQHSLAELIGAMMQTAKRPLVVSGPGCGSLPIIRSAANVARALRTKGSAAELFFTTPECNSLGLAMMGGHPLQAAFDRAQRGEVDAVVILENDLFRRAENIHVKRFLEGCKRVIVLDQLVTRTMGHADMVLPAATFAEADGSLVNNEGRAQRSFRVFPAPQGILESWRWLTTAMEVAGRSAPVWNDADSIISALQTSLPGFEDVAAAAPDASFRVVGQKIPRQPHRYSGRTAMNANVTINEPKQPDDTDSPLAFSMEGYSGVPPSALISRFWAPGWNSVQSVNKFQSEVGGPLRGGDPGRRLVQKRDGSEKGHRYFEEVPQSDGRRPGEWLVVASHHIFGSEELSAFSPAITRRIPAACIAMSQEDASNLGTGEGERLELTIGSARYELPGSIRSDVPHGVALLPVGLPGVEMTLLPAWGKIRRIGA; this comes from the coding sequence ATGGTTACTATTTTCATAGATAACAAACCTCACGAGGTGAAAGAAGGGCAAAGCCTTCTTCAGGCATGCCTGTCTCTTGGCTTTGACATACCCTACTTCTGCTGGCACCCGGCCTTGAAATCAGTGGGGGCTTGCCGCCAGTGTGCGGTAAAAGTTTTTAGGGATGAGCGGGACACCCGGGGCAGGATCGTCATGTCCTGTATGACAGCGGCAGACAATGGCACCCGGCTCTCTATCGACGACCCGGATGCCAAAAAATTCCGCGCGAGCATCATCGAGTGGCTGATGCTGAACCATCCCCACGATTGCCCTGTCTGTGACGAGGGAGGTGAATGCCACTTGCAGGACATGACCCTCATGACAGGCCATGTCTATCGAAAGAGCCGCTTCAAGAAAAGAACGCACCGAAACCAGGATCTGGGTCCGTTTGTCAACCATGAAATGAATCGCTGCATTCAGTGCTATCGATGCACGCGCTTCTACAACGACTATGCCATGGCGCGAGATTTTGGTGTCTTTGCAAGCCACGATTCGGTCTATTTCGGACGCCACAAGGACGGAGTTCTCGAGAGCCCCTTCAGCGGCAATCTCGTCGAGGTGTGCCCGACAGGTGTCTTTACAGACAAGACGTTAAAGCACCATTTCGCACGTTCATGGGATTTGCAGACTGCGCCGTCTATCTGCAGGCACTGCGGTATCGGCTGTAACACGTTGCCGGGCGAGCGCTACGGAACCCTGAGAAGAATCCGCAACAGGTACAATGGTGAAGTGAACGGCTATTTTCTGTGCGATCGCGGCCGCTTCGGTTATGAATTCGTCAACAGTGAGCAGAGAATCAGGGAACCCTTGCTACGCGAATCCCGCAATGCTGCACTTCAGTCTGTGATGCCCAAGAAAGTGATGGACGTCCTGAGAGGCGTTTTCTCCTCCGGTGCCTGCGTGATCGGAATCGGGTCACCGAGGGCTTCTCTTGAGGCAAACTTCGCCTTGAGGGAACTCGTCGGCCCGGCACATTTTTATGCGGGGCTTTCCGCTACCGAACAGCAGTTGCTCTCTGCCCAGGTGGAAATGCTGAAGAATTGGCCCGCCGGCATAGCTTCGCTCAGCTCGGCCGCGAAGGCTGATGCAGTCTTTCTCTTGGGAGAGGATGTGACGAACACGGCACCGATGCTTGATCTTGCGCTCAGACAGTCTGTGCGACAGACACCGCTCGAGATTGCCGTTAAGATGAAGATACCGCTGTGGGATGACAAAGGCGTGCGTAATGCAGTGCAAAGCGAGCTGGGACCGTTATTCATAGCAACAACCTATAAAACCGCTCTTGATGGCATTGCCACGAAGGTATTCCGTGGTACACCGGATGAGATCGCAAGATTGGGAAGCGCCGTGGCCTGCTGTGTTGACCCGCAAGCTCCTGAAGTTCCCGGTCTGAGTGAAATGCAGCATTCCCTGGCGGAATTAATTGGCGCTATGATGCAGACCGCGAAAAGGCCGCTGGTCGTATCCGGGCCGGGTTGCGGAAGCTTGCCGATCATTCGCTCCGCAGCGAATGTCGCACGAGCGCTTCGCACAAAAGGATCGGCCGCCGAGCTTTTTTTCACCACACCCGAATGCAATTCCCTGGGGCTCGCCATGATGGGCGGGCACCCGCTTCAGGCAGCTTTTGACAGGGCGCAAAGAGGAGAAGTTGACGCCGTGGTCATTCTTGAGAATGACCTCTTTCGCAGAGCAGAGAATATCCACGTGAAGCGGTTTCTTGAGGGGTGCAAACGCGTGATTGTGCTCGACCAACTGGTTACGCGGACGATGGGGCACGCTGATATGGTGCTCCCGGCCGCAACCTTTGCCGAGGCCGACGGGAGCCTCGTCAACAACGAGGGGAGGGCGCAGCGCTCCTTCAGGGTTTTTCCGGCCCCGCAGGGAATTCTGGAAAGCTGGCGCTGGCTGACAACGGCTATGGAGGTTGCCGGGCGCAGCGCGCCTGTGTGGAACGATGCGGACAGCATTATTTCCGCGCTTCAAACATCACTACCTGGTTTTGAGGATGTTGCCGCTGCAGCACCTGATGCCTCTTTTCGCGTAGTGGGTCAGAAAATTCCCCGCCAGCCGCACCGTTACAGCGGCCGCACAGCGATGAATGCGAACGTCACTATCAATGAGCCCAAGCAACCCGATGACACGGATTCGCCTCTCGCCTTTTCCATGGAAGGGTACAGCGGTGTGCCTCCATCTGCGCTCATATCCCGTTTTTGGGCACCGGGCTGGAACTCGGTACAATCCGTGAATAAATTTCAAAGTGAGGTAGGCGGTCCCTTGCGTGGTGGTGATCCGGGCCGGCGCCTGGTTCAGAAGAGGGACGGGTCTGAGAAGGGCCACCGCTATTTTGAAGAGGTGCCTCAATCTGATGGGCGCAGGCCTGGCGAATGGCTGGTCGTAGCCTCCCACCATATTTTCGGCTCTGAAGAACTCAGCGCATTCTCGCCGGCCATAACCCGGCGAATTCCGGCTGCCTGTATAGCTATGAGCCAGGAGGATGCGTCAAATCTGGGGACGGGGGAAGGTGAGCGGCTGGAGCTTACGATCGGCAGTGCCCGGTACGAGCTGCCTGGCAGTATCAGATCTGATGTGCCTCACGGAGTAGCACTCCTGCCCGTAGGGTTGCCCGGAGTGGAGATGACCCTCCTTCCCGCATGGGGAAAGATACGGAGGATAGGAGCTTGA
- the nuoI gene encoding NADH-quinone oxidoreductase subunit NuoI → MNRGRKIKRTAVSEWASGAFGIVRSVWIVFWHLLRRRETILYPDEKHVMPPRWRGRIILSRDPDGEERCVACYLCAAACPVDCISLQATEDADGRRYPAFFRINFSRCIFCGFCEEACPTYAIQLTGDYEMGEYERQNLVYEKEHLLISGPGKYPDYNYYRVAGLAIKGKDKGQGKQEEPPVDVRTLLP, encoded by the coding sequence ATGAATAGAGGAAGAAAGATAAAGCGCACCGCAGTTTCGGAGTGGGCGAGCGGGGCGTTTGGTATTGTGCGAAGCGTGTGGATTGTCTTCTGGCACCTCCTGCGCAGGCGGGAGACCATTCTATATCCTGACGAGAAGCACGTGATGCCTCCGCGGTGGAGAGGGCGCATCATCCTATCAAGGGACCCCGATGGAGAAGAGCGTTGTGTCGCCTGCTATCTCTGCGCGGCAGCCTGCCCCGTTGACTGTATTTCGTTGCAGGCTACCGAAGATGCTGACGGCAGGCGTTATCCCGCATTCTTCCGCATAAATTTTTCACGCTGTATTTTCTGCGGCTTCTGCGAAGAAGCTTGTCCGACCTACGCGATTCAGCTTACTGGCGACTATGAGATGGGAGAATACGAGCGGCAGAATCTCGTGTATGAAAAAGAGCATCTACTGATAAGTGGACCCGGCAAATACCCTGACTACAACTATTACCGGGTGGCAGGCCTTGCAATCAAAGGCAAAGACAAGGGTCAAGGGAAGCAGGAGGAGCCGCCCGTTGATGTGAGGACGCTGTTGCCGTGA
- the nuoH gene encoding NADH-quinone oxidoreductase subunit NuoH gives MIIRLVIIFVVLIALLGIAAGLTFVERRMLALWQDRYGPNRAGPFGLLQVSADAIKMLFKEDWIPPFADKPVFVVAPGLIVFTVLTAFAVVPFAPGIQIINLNIGLLFFLAMAALGVYSIALAGWASGSKYSLLGGLRGAAQMISYEAFMGLSLMGVVMLAGSFNLSDIVEAQKNIWFCVPQFAGLVIFVTAGVAEVHRMPFDLPEAENELVAGYHTEYSAMKFGMFFIGEYLAITLISTFIVILFFGGWRGPALIGHFLPPIIWFVAKLCVFISGFILIRASLPRPRYDQLMHYAWKVMLPLSLVNLLVTGAVILAVKG, from the coding sequence GTGATCATACGCCTGGTCATCATATTCGTGGTTCTGATAGCGCTGCTCGGGATCGCGGCCGGCCTCACGTTTGTGGAGCGGAGAATGCTTGCGCTCTGGCAGGACAGGTACGGGCCCAACAGGGCAGGACCGTTCGGCCTGCTCCAGGTGTCAGCGGATGCTATTAAGATGTTGTTCAAAGAAGACTGGATACCGCCCTTCGCAGACAAGCCGGTTTTTGTCGTTGCGCCGGGTCTCATCGTTTTCACTGTCTTGACTGCTTTCGCGGTTGTGCCGTTTGCGCCCGGGATACAAATTATAAACCTCAACATCGGCCTTCTCTTTTTCCTCGCCATGGCCGCTCTCGGAGTCTACAGCATAGCGCTCGCCGGGTGGGCTTCAGGGAGCAAGTATTCCCTTCTAGGAGGGCTGCGCGGGGCGGCGCAGATGATCAGTTATGAAGCGTTTATGGGGCTTTCCCTCATGGGTGTGGTGATGCTCGCAGGTTCCTTTAATCTCAGCGACATTGTAGAGGCTCAGAAAAACATCTGGTTCTGTGTTCCGCAATTCGCGGGGCTGGTAATCTTTGTCACAGCGGGCGTGGCGGAAGTACATCGCATGCCCTTTGATCTGCCCGAGGCTGAGAATGAGCTTGTCGCGGGCTACCATACGGAATACTCCGCGATGAAATTCGGTATGTTCTTCATCGGCGAGTATCTCGCTATAACCCTGATCTCAACGTTTATAGTGATTCTTTTCTTTGGCGGGTGGCGTGGACCGGCACTTATAGGCCATTTCTTGCCGCCTATCATCTGGTTTGTCGCCAAGCTTTGCGTGTTTATCAGCGGCTTTATCCTGATCAGGGCGTCTTTACCCAGGCCGCGCTATGATCAGCTGATGCATTACGCGTGGAAAGTCATGCTGCCCTTGTCGCTTGTGAATCTCCTGGTGACAGGAGCGGTGATACTGGCGGTGAAGGGATGA
- a CDS encoding NADH-quinone oxidoreductase subunit M — protein sequence MMLVWLILIPAIAGTLAWLSGRASNRWPRWLTLIAFCIDLMLALSVWLEHPGEIDLSARSGWLLEVQAPWIPSLDIDFHLALDGISLLLVALSCFLGIMATIASWKEIRERVGLFHLTLAWTVAGILGVFLALDLFLFYFFWEMMLIPMYFLIALWGHENRMYASIKFFIFTQMGGLLMLFGILGIYYVHGRHTGVYTFDYNRLLGTDMSPNMAVVLMLAFLAAFLVKLPAFPFHAWLPDAHTEAPTGGSVILAGLLLKTGAYGMLRFAIPLFPQAMVHVAPWAMLAGAIGILYGAMLAFAQKDLKRLVAYTSVSHMGFVLLGIFAWRELALQGVIIQILSHGISTGALFMLVGWLQERIETRDTRQMGGLWRVAPRMGGAMLFFGVASLGLPGLGNFVGEFLVLIGTYPVSKALAGIGAGGFILSTVYALWMVQRVLYGPNEMNWKMNDLSLREMGAMAAMILGILWLGLFPRPFIDTAMQGIDRLQQIEITTERSFTP from the coding sequence ATGATGCTCGTCTGGCTGATTCTCATACCTGCAATTGCGGGAACGCTGGCATGGCTCTCCGGGCGTGCGAGCAACCGGTGGCCGCGATGGCTCACGCTCATTGCCTTTTGCATTGACCTCATGTTGGCGCTTTCTGTCTGGCTGGAGCACCCCGGGGAGATTGATCTTTCTGCGAGGAGCGGGTGGCTTCTTGAAGTGCAGGCGCCGTGGATACCGAGCCTCGACATAGATTTTCATCTGGCGCTCGACGGAATAAGCCTCCTTCTGGTGGCGCTCTCCTGTTTTCTCGGCATCATGGCAACAATCGCCTCCTGGAAGGAGATACGCGAGCGGGTGGGTCTTTTCCACTTGACCCTCGCCTGGACAGTTGCAGGTATACTGGGCGTCTTCCTGGCGCTCGATCTCTTCCTTTTTTATTTCTTCTGGGAAATGATGCTCATACCCATGTACTTCCTGATTGCACTCTGGGGACACGAAAACAGAATGTATGCTTCTATCAAGTTCTTTATCTTCACCCAGATGGGTGGCCTTCTGATGCTATTCGGGATTCTCGGCATTTACTATGTGCATGGCAGGCATACAGGCGTCTATACGTTCGATTATAACCGGCTGCTCGGCACAGACATGAGCCCGAATATGGCAGTGGTGCTTATGCTCGCCTTCCTGGCCGCCTTCCTTGTCAAGCTGCCTGCCTTTCCGTTCCACGCGTGGCTCCCCGATGCGCACACTGAAGCACCTACAGGAGGGAGCGTGATCCTCGCCGGGCTTCTGCTGAAGACGGGCGCTTATGGAATGCTGAGATTTGCAATACCACTCTTCCCTCAGGCCATGGTGCACGTTGCGCCGTGGGCAATGCTGGCAGGTGCAATCGGCATTCTCTACGGGGCCATGCTTGCCTTTGCGCAGAAGGATCTCAAACGACTTGTAGCGTACACAAGTGTGAGCCACATGGGATTCGTGCTTCTCGGGATATTCGCCTGGAGGGAACTGGCACTCCAGGGCGTGATTATCCAGATCCTCAGTCACGGGATCTCTACCGGCGCCCTATTCATGCTGGTCGGATGGCTGCAGGAGAGGATCGAAACCCGGGACACGAGGCAAATGGGCGGTTTGTGGCGTGTTGCCCCGCGCATGGGCGGAGCCATGCTTTTCTTTGGTGTGGCGTCTTTGGGCCTGCCCGGTCTCGGGAATTTCGTGGGTGAGTTTCTCGTGCTCATCGGAACATACCCGGTGAGCAAAGCGCTTGCTGGGATAGGTGCCGGCGGTTTTATCCTGTCAACCGTGTATGCCTTGTGGATGGTGCAACGAGTCCTGTACGGTCCGAATGAGATGAACTGGAAGATGAATGATCTTTCACTGAGAGAGATGGGCGCCATGGCAGCGATGATCCTTGGGATTCTCTGGCTGGGTCTTTTCCCGAGACCTTTTATTGATACCGCAATGCAGGGCATCGACCGGCTGCAGCAGATTGAAATCACCACTGAGAGGTCTTTCACGCCGTGA
- the nuoK gene encoding NADH-quinone oxidoreductase subunit NuoK, translated as MEQIPVEQGLILAGLLFVVGLVGLLARRNIIFMLLSLEVMLNASGLAFVAAGARWGQPDGQVMFIFVLSMAAAEVSVGLALVLQLYHKFRTLDVDAASGLRD; from the coding sequence ATGGAGCAGATACCCGTAGAACAGGGGCTCATCCTTGCCGGACTTCTCTTTGTTGTTGGTCTGGTCGGTCTCCTTGCGCGACGCAACATCATTTTCATGCTGCTTTCACTCGAAGTAATGCTGAATGCGTCGGGATTGGCTTTCGTTGCAGCCGGCGCACGGTGGGGTCAACCTGACGGGCAGGTCATGTTTATATTTGTGCTGTCAATGGCTGCCGCGGAAGTATCCGTCGGGCTCGCCCTAGTATTGCAACTGTACCACAAGTTCAGGACCCTTGATGTAGATGCTGCAAGTGGTTTGAGAGACTGA